A region of Paractinoplanes abujensis DNA encodes the following proteins:
- a CDS encoding extracellular catalytic domain type 1 short-chain-length polyhydroxyalkanoate depolymerase, which produces MKIKGSLYALAALLAVAGLAVAAPRAAFAASLTEVTSFGSNPGGMRMHIYVPDSRPANPAIVVAMHGCGGSGPGFYSGSEFASLADRYGFLVIYPSAMQEAGFGKCFDTWSAASKQRNGGSDPVSIASMVAYAGQRYGGDQNRVYATGSSSGGMMTQHMLALYPDLFKAGASFMGVPFTCFANAADYPPGGQCTGGSMNRTPQQWGDAVRQVNPGFSGARPRIQLWHGTSDTLVPYSLLQESVEQWTNVFGLSTTPTSSDTPQPGWNRRRWADTTGTVQIEAYSIQGAGHSLPSSGMAAAAVAFFGLTTPTTPPTTPPTTPPTTPPATSACRVTAAVNAWANGLTANLTITNTGNAALNGWQLAFDLPSGQSITGGWNASYAPASGRVTATAAGYNSSLAPGASTTIGFQASHSGNNGTPTAYALNGSACTTG; this is translated from the coding sequence ATGAAGATCAAAGGAAGTCTGTACGCCCTGGCTGCCCTTCTGGCCGTGGCCGGTCTCGCCGTCGCGGCGCCCCGGGCGGCGTTCGCGGCCTCGCTGACCGAGGTGACCAGCTTCGGCAGCAACCCGGGCGGCATGCGCATGCACATCTACGTGCCGGACTCCCGCCCGGCCAACCCGGCGATCGTGGTCGCCATGCACGGCTGCGGCGGATCCGGGCCCGGCTTCTACTCGGGCAGTGAGTTCGCCTCGCTGGCCGACCGGTACGGGTTCCTCGTGATCTACCCGTCGGCCATGCAGGAGGCCGGCTTCGGCAAGTGCTTCGACACATGGTCGGCGGCCTCCAAACAACGCAACGGCGGCAGCGACCCGGTCTCGATCGCCTCGATGGTGGCCTACGCCGGTCAGCGTTACGGCGGCGACCAGAACCGGGTGTACGCCACCGGCAGCTCCTCCGGCGGCATGATGACTCAGCACATGCTCGCCCTCTACCCCGACCTGTTCAAGGCCGGCGCGTCCTTCATGGGTGTGCCGTTCACCTGCTTCGCCAACGCGGCCGACTACCCGCCGGGTGGCCAGTGCACGGGCGGCAGCATGAACCGCACACCTCAGCAGTGGGGTGACGCCGTCCGTCAGGTGAACCCCGGTTTCAGCGGCGCCCGCCCCCGGATCCAGCTCTGGCACGGCACCAGCGACACCCTCGTGCCGTACTCGCTTCTGCAGGAATCGGTCGAACAGTGGACCAATGTCTTCGGGCTGAGCACGACCCCCACGTCCAGCGACACCCCGCAGCCGGGCTGGAACCGCCGCCGCTGGGCCGACACGACGGGCACGGTGCAGATCGAGGCGTACAGCATTCAGGGCGCCGGGCACTCCCTGCCCAGCAGCGGAATGGCCGCCGCCGCCGTCGCCTTCTTCGGCCTGACCACGCCCACCACTCCCCCCACGACCCCGCCCACCACTCCCCCGACGACCCCACCGGCGACCTCGGCGTGCCGGGTCACCGCCGCGGTCAACGCCTGGGCCAACGGGCTGACCGCGAACCTCACCATCACCAACACCGGTAACGCCGCGCTCAACGGCTGGCAGCTCGCCTTCGACCTGCCCTCGGGCCAGAGCATCACCGGCGGCTGGAACGCCTCGTACGCACCGGCCTCGGGACGGGTCACCGCGACCGCTGCCGGCTACAACAGCAGCCTGGCGCCCGGAGCGTCGACCACGATTGGCTTCCAAGCCAGCCATTCCGGCAACAACGGCACCCCCACCGCGTACGCGCTCAACGGCTCCGCCTGCACCACCGGCTGA
- a CDS encoding PaaX family transcriptional regulator, giving the protein MTSPYDIDEIFPDDAAGAVRLPRRQAGNSPQDLTVTLLADYTLRTRAELPSAAIVALLAEAGVSAAGARTAISRLARRGVLQVRRQGRRSAYRLTPEAADFLAVGGSWIASAATGAEPWDEHWTLIAFSLPQTQRAQRQELRNRLRWLGYAPLYDGLWISPHDLPEEARGQFALIAPGAITVFRARHVELGTGPHRNPVQAWDIAAIAREYENFLERWRDVPARIAAEQPAGAEAVRFRTEVMDTYRRLPVLDPRLPLHLLPAGWPRQPARDLFVAVYDGLAVTAQEHVRAVAADVTGGPVTGIRAHTVDELSAGLPSGPAEPAARRTGARRAARPGDAKGRSSRTG; this is encoded by the coding sequence GTGACCAGCCCGTACGACATCGATGAGATCTTTCCGGACGACGCGGCGGGCGCGGTGCGCCTGCCGCGCCGCCAAGCCGGCAACTCGCCGCAGGATCTGACGGTGACCCTGCTGGCCGACTACACCCTGCGCACCCGGGCCGAACTGCCGTCGGCCGCCATCGTGGCCCTGCTCGCCGAGGCCGGCGTGAGTGCGGCCGGGGCCCGCACCGCCATCAGCCGGCTCGCCCGTCGCGGCGTGCTGCAGGTACGGCGGCAGGGGCGGCGCAGCGCCTACCGGCTCACTCCGGAGGCGGCCGACTTCCTTGCCGTCGGCGGCAGCTGGATCGCCTCGGCGGCGACCGGCGCCGAACCGTGGGACGAACACTGGACGCTGATCGCCTTCTCGCTGCCCCAGACGCAACGGGCCCAGCGCCAGGAACTGCGCAACAGGCTGCGCTGGCTGGGGTACGCCCCGCTCTACGACGGCCTGTGGATCTCGCCGCACGACCTGCCGGAGGAGGCCCGGGGGCAGTTCGCGCTCATCGCTCCGGGCGCCATCACGGTGTTCCGCGCCCGGCACGTCGAACTCGGCACCGGCCCCCACCGCAATCCCGTGCAGGCGTGGGACATCGCCGCCATCGCCCGCGAGTACGAGAATTTTCTCGAGCGGTGGCGGGACGTGCCGGCCCGGATCGCCGCCGAGCAGCCGGCCGGGGCCGAGGCGGTGCGGTTCCGCACCGAGGTGATGGACACCTATCGGCGCCTGCCCGTTCTCGACCCGCGCCTGCCCCTTCACCTGCTTCCGGCGGGCTGGCCGCGGCAACCCGCGCGGGATCTGTTCGTCGCGGTCTACGACGGCCTGGCCGTAACTGCGCAGGAGCACGTCCGGGCCGTCGCGGCGGATGTCACGGGCGGGCCGGTCACGGGCATCCGGGCGCACACCGTCGACGAGCTGTCCGCGGGCCTGCCGTCCGGCCCGGCCGAACCGGCGGCCCGCCGCACCGGGGCCCGGCGCGCCGCCCGGCCGGGAGATGCCAAGGGGCGATCGAGCCGAACGGGTTGA
- a CDS encoding SMP-30/gluconolactonase/LRE family protein, giving the protein MYVDAGRLLTRPAAAVFGAACLVLGALPVASAAAGSDTPPGAPPGVCEASAPAGTPLSGPALSAPRVQGGFTFLEGPVWIDQPGHLLVSDLGPAGGVQQVQPSTIHRLTPGAPAQTFVAASGSNGLALSPDGERVVAATHDNRGVSVFRLSDAGRTVVAATFQGRAFNSPNDVTVRADGVVYFTDPSFQRGRRGDEMRGRTGVFRVVNGQVALVDDTVRQPNGIALSPDGRTLYVGAYGENVIYAYAVRPDGSTRARTVFAPIGSPDGVTVDCAGNVYWVSHNEGRVHVFTPAGAELGTITAGPQATNAAFGGPDRRTLYITAGRTGDYGIAAIELGVPGYPY; this is encoded by the coding sequence ATGTACGTCGATGCCGGAAGGCTCTTGACGCGGCCCGCCGCCGCCGTTTTTGGCGCCGCGTGCCTGGTTCTGGGTGCGCTGCCGGTCGCCTCGGCCGCGGCCGGATCGGACACTCCGCCAGGAGCGCCGCCCGGCGTGTGCGAGGCCTCCGCTCCGGCCGGGACGCCCCTGTCCGGGCCTGCGTTGTCCGCCCCGCGGGTGCAGGGTGGCTTCACCTTCCTCGAAGGGCCCGTGTGGATCGACCAGCCGGGCCATCTGCTCGTCTCCGATCTCGGCCCGGCCGGCGGCGTCCAGCAGGTCCAGCCGTCGACCATCCACCGGCTGACTCCCGGCGCGCCGGCCCAGACGTTCGTGGCCGCCTCGGGCAGCAACGGCCTGGCCCTGAGCCCGGACGGGGAGCGGGTCGTCGCGGCGACACATGACAATCGCGGCGTCTCCGTGTTCCGGCTCTCCGACGCCGGCCGCACGGTGGTCGCAGCGACCTTCCAGGGCCGGGCGTTCAACTCGCCGAACGACGTCACGGTCCGCGCCGACGGCGTCGTCTACTTCACCGATCCCAGCTTCCAGCGGGGCCGCCGCGGCGACGAGATGCGCGGCCGCACCGGGGTGTTCCGGGTCGTGAACGGCCAGGTGGCACTGGTCGACGACACCGTGCGCCAGCCCAACGGCATCGCCCTGTCACCCGACGGGCGCACGTTGTACGTCGGCGCGTACGGGGAAAACGTCATCTACGCGTACGCCGTCCGGCCCGACGGCAGCACCCGCGCGCGCACGGTTTTTGCTCCCATCGGCAGTCCCGACGGGGTTACGGTCGACTGCGCGGGCAACGTTTACTGGGTGTCGCACAACGAGGGCCGGGTGCACGTCTTCACCCCGGCCGGCGCCGAGCTCGGCACCATCACAGCCGGCCCGCAGGCGACCAACGCGGCGTTCGGCGGGCCGGACCGGCGCACCCTCTACATCACCGCCGGGCGGACCGGCGACTACGGAATCGCCGCCATCGAGCTGGGCGTGCCCGGCTATCCGTACTGA